A genomic segment from Truepera sp. encodes:
- the rplS gene encoding 50S ribosomal protein L19 gives MKYNKGAILRSIEQPYVRTDLPEFDTGDTIRVDYKVVEGNRTRVQAFEGVVIARKNGKGARSTITVRKVSFGEGVERVFPVNSPLIEKIDVVKRGRTRRAKLYYLRELRGKASRLKTDVARQERDRAVARAAKADKG, from the coding sequence ATGAAGTACAACAAAGGCGCCATCCTGCGCTCTATCGAGCAACCCTACGTGCGCACCGACCTCCCTGAGTTCGATACGGGTGACACGATCCGCGTCGACTACAAGGTCGTCGAAGGCAACCGCACCCGCGTCCAGGCCTTCGAAGGCGTGGTCATCGCCCGCAAGAACGGCAAGGGTGCACGCAGCACCATCACGGTGCGCAAGGTGTCGTTCGGCGAGGGCGTCGAGCGCGTTTTCCCCGTGAACTCGCCCCTGATCGAGAAGATCGACGTGGTGAAGCGTGGCCGCACGCGGCGGGCCAAGCTGTACTACTTGCGCGAACTGCGCGGCAAGGCTTCGCGGCTCAAGACCGACGTGGCCCGGCAGGAGCGCGACCGCGCCGTTGCGCGCGCGGCGAAGGCCGACAAGGGGTAG
- a CDS encoding site-specific integrase, whose product MARRRAKGDGSITRRKNGLWQAATTIGYDENGKQLRKTVYGKTKEEVRKKLEDLRQQASSTGIPIEDPTLGAYLERWLTEKARQVKPRTVESYRYTVEKYIAPKLGRVRLGKLTPLRIQAALGEIADEVSPHTSNYCRSTLRTALDQAVKWQLLPRNPAAAVDTVRAEKREMTLWTTEQVGRILAHSERHRLHALFYLAITSGLRIGELLALTWSDLKGSTLHVRRNLTKQDGRLTLASTKTTKGQRLVALAADTLEVLAEHRQRQDAELELAGEGWANPGHMFTTEIGTFLDQRNVLRVWHRLQDQAGVPRARLHDARHLHVSLLVRHGLDASTIADRVGHTNPAFTLRQYTHLFEEQRLAAAVPLAKLLAPVDQT is encoded by the coding sequence ATGGCACGACGCCGCGCGAAGGGCGATGGCAGCATCACCCGCCGCAAGAACGGCCTTTGGCAGGCCGCCACCACCATCGGCTACGACGAGAACGGCAAGCAGCTGCGCAAGACCGTCTACGGCAAGACCAAGGAGGAGGTGCGCAAGAAACTCGAGGATCTGCGCCAGCAAGCCAGCAGCACTGGCATCCCCATCGAGGACCCCACGCTAGGCGCTTACCTGGAGCGCTGGCTGACCGAGAAGGCGCGCCAGGTGAAGCCGCGCACCGTGGAGTCTTACCGCTACACGGTCGAGAAGTACATCGCCCCCAAGCTCGGCCGCGTGAGGCTCGGCAAGCTCACGCCGCTACGCATCCAGGCGGCGCTCGGCGAGATCGCCGACGAGGTAAGCCCCCACACGAGCAACTACTGCCGAAGCACCCTGCGCACGGCGCTCGACCAGGCCGTCAAGTGGCAGCTCCTGCCGCGCAACCCAGCCGCGGCGGTCGACACCGTCCGCGCCGAGAAGCGCGAGATGACGCTATGGACCACCGAGCAGGTCGGCCGCATCCTAGCGCACTCCGAACGGCACCGCCTCCACGCCCTCTTCTACCTGGCCATCACCTCTGGCCTACGCATAGGCGAGCTACTTGCCCTCACCTGGAGCGACCTGAAGGGCAGCACCCTCCACGTCCGGCGCAACCTCACCAAGCAGGATGGTCGCCTCACCCTCGCCAGCACCAAGACCACCAAGGGCCAGCGCCTGGTGGCGCTCGCAGCTGACACGCTGGAGGTCCTCGCGGAACACCGGCAGCGCCAGGACGCCGAGTTAGAACTGGCAGGCGAAGGCTGGGCGAACCCGGGTCACATGTTCACGACCGAGATCGGCACCTTCCTCGACCAGCGCAACGTGCTGCGGGTCTGGCACCGGCTGCAGGACCAGGCCGGTGTCCCACGCGCTCGCCTCCACGACGCTCGCCACCTCCACGTCTCGCTCCTGGTCCGGCACGGCCTCGACGCCAGCACCATCGCCGACCGTGTCGGACACACCAACCCCGCCTTCACGCTGCGTCAGTACACACACCTCTTCGAGGAGCAACGCCTAGCAGCCGCAGTGCCGCTCGCGAAACTCCTTGCCCCGGTTGACCAGACGTAA
- a CDS encoding YfjI family protein: MTAPSATLQRIDGKLTALAQRPAAAPGRVDQLTAEYRHLSLFDWPADGEQRLASLEAELDAALTADADQLHDGACCPDDAEEPEATWPQPLPLTEAEVAPGMPPDLLPEPLRAWLVDEAERMSVPVEMIAIPAVVSLGAVAGRNIGLYPKRYDTWQVVPNLWGAVIAPPSSMKSPALQEGTRHIERLAADAIAAYEADRHVRDAKVSIQEAKLSKLYKEAAGPSPAITLTEQIAAASQEIEALQRPVKRYTTNDPTVEMATELLRTNERGLLVIRDELVGLLVSCDKPGREGDREFFLEAFNSKANYTVDRIGRGTIHVPALTLSIVGGVQPGKMEAYVLGAVSGGRQSDGLLQRFQLAVYPEPLTDYVHVDRPVDPTVREGVQRLFQALADLDPAAHPELERQLGRLPGLRFTPEAQEEFDAWFTAHMRRLRSRELSDTPAFQAHLGKYQALVGKLALLFHLIDSVDDVELRPVSAAALRLAIRWTEYLEAHARKLYAPELTRTTENVRQLAHRLIAGELEDGCSVRDIYRRGWRGLKTKASVQQAVEHLAGRGWLRLEGSPSGTGRPTEIIRTNPLLDFAADLDL; this comes from the coding sequence ATGACAGCCCCATCCGCCACCCTCCAGCGCATCGACGGCAAGCTGACCGCCCTCGCGCAGCGCCCGGCCGCCGCCCCCGGACGCGTCGACCAGCTCACCGCCGAGTACCGCCACCTCAGCCTCTTCGACTGGCCTGCGGACGGCGAACAGCGTCTCGCCAGCCTCGAAGCTGAGCTTGACGCTGCCCTGACCGCAGACGCCGACCAGCTCCACGATGGAGCCTGCTGCCCCGATGACGCCGAGGAGCCCGAGGCCACTTGGCCGCAGCCGTTGCCCCTGACCGAGGCTGAGGTCGCGCCCGGCATGCCGCCTGACCTCCTGCCAGAGCCGCTACGCGCCTGGTTGGTCGACGAGGCCGAGCGCATGAGCGTGCCTGTCGAGATGATCGCCATCCCAGCCGTCGTGTCGCTAGGAGCCGTCGCCGGGCGCAACATCGGCCTCTACCCCAAGCGCTACGACACCTGGCAGGTCGTCCCCAACCTCTGGGGTGCCGTCATCGCGCCGCCTAGCTCCATGAAGTCCCCCGCCCTGCAAGAGGGCACGCGCCACATCGAACGGCTCGCCGCAGACGCCATAGCCGCCTACGAAGCCGACCGCCACGTGCGCGACGCCAAGGTCTCCATCCAAGAGGCCAAGCTGTCGAAGCTCTACAAGGAGGCGGCAGGCCCGTCGCCCGCGATCACGCTCACCGAGCAGATCGCCGCCGCCAGCCAGGAGATCGAGGCGTTGCAGCGCCCGGTGAAGCGCTACACCACTAACGACCCCACCGTAGAGATGGCAACCGAGCTGCTCCGCACCAACGAACGGGGCCTGCTGGTCATTCGCGACGAACTGGTGGGCTTGCTCGTTTCATGCGACAAGCCTGGCCGTGAAGGCGACCGCGAGTTTTTCCTTGAGGCATTCAACTCCAAGGCGAACTACACCGTCGACCGCATCGGCCGCGGCACCATCCATGTGCCCGCCCTCACGCTAAGCATCGTTGGCGGCGTGCAGCCCGGGAAGATGGAGGCCTACGTGTTGGGCGCCGTCTCCGGCGGCAGGCAGTCCGACGGCCTGCTGCAGCGCTTCCAGCTCGCCGTCTACCCGGAGCCGCTGACCGACTACGTGCACGTCGACCGCCCCGTCGACCCCACCGTACGGGAGGGCGTGCAACGCCTCTTCCAGGCGCTCGCCGACCTCGACCCGGCCGCCCATCCAGAACTAGAACGTCAACTGGGCCGGTTGCCCGGCCTACGCTTCACCCCTGAGGCGCAGGAGGAGTTCGACGCCTGGTTCACTGCGCACATGCGACGCCTCCGCTCACGCGAGCTGAGCGACACGCCAGCCTTCCAGGCTCACCTAGGTAAGTACCAAGCGCTCGTCGGCAAGCTAGCGCTTCTGTTCCACCTGATCGACAGCGTCGACGACGTCGAGCTGCGGCCGGTGAGCGCCGCAGCACTGCGCTTGGCGATCCGCTGGACTGAGTACCTGGAGGCGCACGCGCGCAAGCTCTATGCCCCCGAGTTGACGCGCACGACGGAGAACGTGCGCCAGCTCGCTCACCGTCTCATCGCCGGCGAGCTGGAGGACGGCTGCTCCGTGCGGGACATCTACCGGCGCGGCTGGCGCGGACTCAAGACCAAAGCCAGCGTCCAGCAGGCCGTCGAGCACCTGGCCGGACGCGGCTGGCTGCGCCTCGAAGGCAGTCCCTCCGGCACCGGCCGCCCCACCGAGATCATCCGCACCAACCCACTGCTCGACTTCGCAGCCGACCTCGACCTCTAG
- a CDS encoding helix-turn-helix domain-containing protein: protein MQDRNTKPLLSPDEFRYALGGAIGRGNVYELLRAGRIRHIKVGRKILIPHREVEAFIEREAATSA from the coding sequence GTGCAAGACCGCAACACGAAGCCCCTTCTCAGCCCCGACGAGTTCCGCTACGCGCTTGGCGGCGCCATCGGCCGCGGCAACGTCTACGAACTTCTCCGAGCGGGACGCATCCGGCACATCAAGGTCGGCCGCAAGATCCTCATCCCGCACCGCGAGGTCGAGGCGTTCATCGAGCGCGAAGCCGCCACCAGCGCATGA
- a CDS encoding ArdC family protein → MTTTAKQDNKQAALDILHKGVTDLMTSDGWKRALQFRQRFHNYSYMNTLLILAQRPDAQLVAGYRTWQASNRFVRKGEKGIAILAPLLVRDPDDHDQLNLVGFKTVYVFDLAQTDGEPIPQRDSPRLLTDTPEAQVKLAGLHFRLAMFCASKGVRVSWDFQHEHALGVYRPADKHIAIRPGLSHTQAFKTLCHEAAHMLLHSGSENRHGAELEAETTAFLVANAIGIDTSTYSFAYLASWTDSLEDLIQAGDRASKAADQILEQLTADPDAASTEPKAEPTNPSTSSGQASKRPPLTFVSS, encoded by the coding sequence ATGACCACCACCGCCAAGCAGGACAACAAACAGGCAGCTCTCGACATTCTCCACAAGGGAGTCACCGACCTCATGACCAGCGACGGCTGGAAGAGAGCCCTGCAGTTCCGCCAGCGCTTCCACAACTACAGCTACATGAACACCCTCCTGATCCTCGCCCAGCGCCCCGACGCGCAGCTCGTCGCCGGGTACCGCACCTGGCAGGCCAGCAACCGCTTCGTCCGCAAAGGCGAGAAGGGCATCGCAATCCTCGCGCCGCTACTCGTCCGCGATCCTGACGACCACGACCAGCTCAACCTCGTCGGCTTCAAGACCGTCTACGTCTTCGACCTCGCCCAGACCGACGGCGAACCCATCCCACAACGCGACAGCCCCCGCCTGCTCACGGACACGCCAGAAGCTCAGGTAAAGCTCGCCGGACTCCACTTCCGCCTCGCCATGTTCTGCGCCAGCAAAGGCGTCCGCGTCAGCTGGGACTTCCAGCACGAACACGCCCTCGGCGTCTACCGGCCAGCCGACAAGCACATCGCCATCCGGCCGGGCCTCAGCCACACCCAAGCCTTCAAGACCCTATGCCACGAGGCGGCGCACATGCTCCTGCACAGCGGCAGCGAGAACCGCCACGGCGCCGAGCTGGAGGCCGAAACAACCGCCTTCCTCGTAGCCAACGCAATCGGCATCGACACCAGCACCTACTCCTTCGCCTACCTCGCCAGCTGGACCGACAGCCTCGAAGACCTCATCCAAGCCGGAGACCGAGCCAGCAAAGCCGCCGACCAGATCCTCGAACAACTGACGGCCGACCCCGACGCCGCCAGCACCGAGCCAAAAGCGGAACCCACCAACCCGTCCACGTCCTCCGGGCAGGCGTCCAAACGCCCGCCACTCACCTTCGTCAGCAGTTGA
- a CDS encoding toll/interleukin-1 receptor domain-containing protein encodes MPPKAFISYAWESEELRSWVRDLATRFRGDGVDVTLDQWHLAPGDQLPQFMEEAVRTNDFVLIVCTPTYKAKSDSRQGGVGYEGDIMTAEVMADRQHRKFIPLLRIGEWAESAPSWLRGKYFVDMRSGAAETGYSDLLATILGTRQQAPPVVVQKRPDGSQRTAPSQPANADEPMRIVGVIVDEVTQPTLDGSPGSGLYRVPFRLSRAPSVEWSRLFVEAWNRPPRWTSMHRPGIARVVGDKVLLDGTTMDEVRRYHRDTLVLAVEQANAGLRRLEERRKLAQEQEQRKREEHEAQVQKLANEITFD; translated from the coding sequence ATGCCACCTAAGGCGTTCATTTCGTATGCCTGGGAGTCGGAAGAGTTGCGTTCGTGGGTTCGTGACTTGGCTACCCGGTTCCGAGGAGATGGTGTTGACGTCACTCTGGACCAGTGGCATCTGGCGCCGGGTGACCAGTTGCCTCAGTTCATGGAAGAGGCAGTCAGAACCAACGACTTTGTCCTCATCGTGTGCACCCCCACATACAAGGCTAAGTCCGACTCTCGTCAGGGTGGCGTCGGATACGAGGGCGACATCATGACGGCAGAGGTAATGGCCGACAGGCAGCACAGGAAGTTCATTCCCTTACTGCGTATAGGCGAGTGGGCCGAGAGCGCACCGTCGTGGCTTCGAGGGAAGTACTTCGTTGATATGCGAAGTGGCGCCGCTGAAACCGGTTATTCGGACTTGCTAGCAACGATCCTCGGTACCCGCCAGCAAGCCCCGCCTGTGGTCGTTCAGAAGCGGCCAGATGGAAGTCAGCGCACGGCTCCCTCGCAGCCGGCTAACGCAGATGAGCCCATGCGCATCGTCGGCGTTATCGTGGATGAGGTAACCCAACCGACGCTCGATGGAAGTCCCGGAAGTGGACTTTACAGAGTTCCGTTCCGACTTTCGAGGGCGCCCTCAGTCGAGTGGTCACGGCTCTTCGTGGAGGCTTGGAACCGCCCCCCGCGCTGGACTTCTATGCATCGTCCTGGTATCGCGCGAGTGGTAGGAGACAAGGTGCTCCTTGATGGGACCACTATGGACGAGGTAAGGCGATACCATCGGGATACGCTTGTCCTTGCCGTTGAGCAAGCAAACGCTGGCCTGCGACGCCTTGAGGAGCGCCGCAAACTGGCGCAAGAGCAGGAGCAGCGGAAGCGAGAGGAACACGAGGCGCAAGTCCAGAAGTTGGCTAACGAGATTACCTTCGACTAG
- a CDS encoding DEAD/DEAH box helicase family protein encodes MLRDLDYQARVLTVVDDYLTHLIDEKKRADRVHDLAKQDPDLGLEVPDHAERAWEALKQAGKLPATRANIPFSPRKDGVGRSVPNVVLKVPTGGGKTYLATASLSRIMGRYLGQNSGFVLWIVPNEAIYTQTLKQLKDREHPYRQMLDRSAAGRVKIMEKNDPLNARDVETHLCVMVLMLQAANRETKDSLKMFQDRGDVHGFFPPEGDQAAHQAALDATPNLDAYSSAAGSGSMWPMVKDSLGNALRLIRPVVVMDEGHRAISDLAFRTLYGFNPSFVLELTATPVDVAARGGRNPREARYANVLVDVLGVELLREGMIKMPLNLATLQDADWRNTLNTALERLNRLQEAAQEHRANGGNYIRPIMLVQVERTGQDQRDGNHIHALDVKEWLAQAGLDPDAEIAIKTADTNDLNNPENQDLLAPTNRVRVIITKQALQEGWDNPFAYVLCSLAASSSLNSMTQLVGRILRQPHAEKTNVKALDECYVYAHHASTADVVQAVKTGLEEGGLGDLVREVRQEDETGSTTKGPRNIPRRAEFRTTEIYLPRVLKIERGKARLLDYDTDILYQIDWTDLDVRPLVARIPTNFQAAESQLQRITLTEGQERIVAERVEANKNVHALDPAYLVRLTSDIVQNAWIARDIVGKLLDGLRACGFTDERLGQLSSLILSELRKYLAEKRDEKAEQLFRHEVSCGNVQFRLRADGATWRMPTTSVTTEPENAPQVVGLDGGPLQKSLFAPQYAADFNPDERDVAVYLDAEETLNWWHRNVARNQYYVQGWRRGKIYPDFIFAARPDGTANRITVLETKGDHLGGNDDTTYKAAVLDLLTGAFQWDRTVPAGQMELLTDDGTTVQCELVLMDDWRTKLPALIAVDPSR; translated from the coding sequence GTGCTACGCGACCTGGACTATCAAGCGCGAGTCCTAACCGTCGTTGACGACTACCTGACGCACCTCATCGACGAGAAGAAACGCGCCGACCGCGTCCACGATCTAGCCAAGCAAGACCCAGACCTCGGCCTGGAAGTACCAGACCACGCCGAGAGAGCCTGGGAAGCCCTGAAACAGGCGGGCAAACTGCCGGCCACCCGCGCCAACATCCCCTTCTCGCCTCGCAAGGACGGCGTCGGGCGCAGCGTACCTAACGTGGTGCTCAAGGTGCCCACCGGCGGCGGTAAAACCTATCTTGCCACCGCCTCGCTATCTCGGATCATGGGCCGTTACCTCGGCCAGAACTCCGGCTTCGTGCTCTGGATCGTCCCGAACGAAGCTATCTACACGCAGACCCTAAAGCAGCTCAAGGACCGCGAGCACCCGTACCGGCAGATGCTGGACCGCTCAGCGGCGGGCCGCGTGAAGATCATGGAGAAGAACGATCCTCTCAACGCTCGCGACGTCGAGACGCACCTGTGCGTCATGGTCCTCATGCTGCAAGCCGCTAACCGCGAGACCAAGGACTCCCTCAAGATGTTCCAGGACCGCGGCGACGTCCACGGCTTCTTCCCCCCAGAAGGCGATCAAGCCGCGCACCAGGCCGCGCTCGACGCCACCCCGAACCTCGACGCCTACAGCTCAGCCGCAGGCTCCGGAAGCATGTGGCCGATGGTCAAGGACTCCCTCGGCAACGCGCTCCGGCTCATCCGCCCCGTCGTCGTTATGGACGAAGGGCACAGGGCCATCAGCGACCTCGCGTTCAGGACGCTCTACGGCTTCAACCCCTCCTTCGTCCTCGAACTAACCGCAACTCCCGTGGACGTCGCAGCGCGAGGCGGGAGAAACCCCCGCGAGGCGCGCTACGCCAACGTCCTCGTGGACGTCCTAGGAGTCGAGCTGCTGCGCGAGGGCATGATCAAGATGCCCCTCAACCTCGCCACCCTCCAAGATGCCGACTGGCGCAACACCCTAAACACTGCCCTCGAACGGCTCAACCGTCTACAAGAAGCAGCTCAAGAGCACCGAGCGAACGGCGGGAACTACATCCGCCCCATCATGCTCGTCCAAGTCGAACGCACCGGCCAAGACCAACGCGACGGCAACCACATCCACGCCCTCGACGTCAAAGAGTGGCTCGCGCAAGCCGGGCTCGACCCGGACGCCGAGATCGCCATCAAGACCGCCGACACCAACGACCTCAACAACCCTGAAAACCAAGACCTACTCGCGCCCACCAACCGCGTGCGCGTCATCATCACCAAGCAAGCGCTGCAAGAAGGTTGGGACAACCCCTTCGCCTACGTCCTCTGCTCGCTAGCAGCCAGCTCCAGCCTCAACAGCATGACCCAGCTCGTCGGCCGCATACTCAGGCAGCCTCACGCCGAGAAGACCAACGTCAAAGCCCTTGACGAGTGCTACGTCTACGCCCACCACGCCTCCACCGCAGACGTCGTCCAAGCTGTCAAGACCGGCCTGGAAGAAGGCGGCCTCGGCGACTTGGTAAGAGAAGTCCGCCAGGAGGACGAAACGGGCAGCACGACAAAGGGTCCCCGCAACATCCCACGCCGCGCTGAGTTCCGAACCACCGAGATCTACCTACCCCGAGTCCTCAAGATCGAGCGCGGCAAAGCCCGCCTGCTCGACTACGACACGGACATCCTCTATCAGATCGACTGGACCGACCTCGACGTAAGACCTCTTGTCGCTCGCATACCAACGAACTTCCAGGCGGCCGAGAGCCAGCTGCAACGCATCACCCTCACCGAAGGCCAAGAACGCATCGTCGCCGAGAGGGTCGAAGCTAACAAGAACGTGCACGCCCTCGACCCCGCCTACCTGGTCAGGCTCACCTCCGACATCGTGCAGAACGCCTGGATAGCCCGCGACATCGTCGGCAAACTCTTGGACGGTCTCAGGGCGTGCGGTTTCACCGACGAACGCCTCGGCCAGCTCTCCAGTCTCATCCTCAGTGAACTCCGCAAGTACCTCGCCGAGAAGCGCGACGAGAAAGCCGAACAACTATTCCGCCACGAGGTCTCCTGTGGCAACGTGCAGTTCCGCCTCCGCGCCGACGGCGCCACCTGGCGCATGCCGACTACCTCCGTCACAACCGAGCCCGAGAACGCCCCGCAAGTCGTAGGGCTCGACGGTGGCCCCCTGCAGAAGAGCCTCTTCGCTCCTCAGTACGCCGCCGACTTCAACCCTGACGAGCGCGACGTAGCCGTCTACCTTGACGCCGAAGAAACCCTCAACTGGTGGCACCGCAACGTCGCCCGTAACCAGTACTACGTGCAGGGCTGGCGGCGCGGCAAGATCTACCCCGACTTCATCTTCGCCGCACGACCCGATGGAACCGCTAACCGCATCACCGTACTAGAAACCAAAGGCGACCACCTCGGGGGTAACGACGACACCACCTACAAGGCGGCCGTGCTCGATCTGCTCACTGGCGCTTTCCAGTGGGACAGGACCGTCCCAGCCGGACAGATGGAACTACTCACCGACGACGGAACAACCGTCCAGTGCGAACTGGTGCTGATGGACGACTGGCGAACCAAGTTGCCCGCTCTCATAGCAGTGGACCCGAGTAGGTAA
- a CDS encoding site-specific DNA-methyltransferase: MPELVFKGKEFVYNHHLSVPFRPLVVHADKGIGNASLDDNLIINGDNLHALKALLPMYAGKVDCVFIDPPYNTGKEGWSYNDNVNSPMLREWLNSNPITIEDGLRHDKWAAMMYPRLKLLHELIADTGILFVTIDEHEGHRLELILDDIFGSENNLGRIIARLNPKGRHLDQFFAKTHEYVLIFAKDVSATELTGIPKTEKMLAEYNEEDDKGRYRLLELRNRNSAFNPKTRPNLYFPLYINPHTGEVSPNRDEEHSEEALPLDSAGNPTCWTWSIPKIRSENHLVVGRQSSQGGWRVFRKDYLADEEGKETRTKPKTIWLDADLNMDLARKTVTEIMGGNVFDFPKPVALVEKLLQLLPNPEALVLDSFAGSGTTAHAVLAQNAKDQGSRKFILVEMEDYADQLTAERVRRVINGYSFTGTQRDELLREKITWTKFQQASRLLEKVEGLENAYGPSYDTIRKSVTNGELVVTGEKKVEEKAEGLGGTFTYCTLGDPIDMDRLLTGESLPSFEALASVLFHTATNTPLSSETIEADALGQPGHGYLGEAAGVHVWLIYQPDLEYLKSSDAALTLAKARSIAETREGRHVVFAPARFVSQKMLNDADLPVEFAPLPFALYRVERE; this comes from the coding sequence GTGCCGGAGCTAGTCTTCAAAGGTAAAGAGTTCGTCTACAACCATCACCTAAGCGTGCCGTTCCGGCCGCTCGTGGTTCACGCCGATAAGGGCATAGGCAACGCCAGCCTCGATGACAACCTCATCATCAACGGCGACAACTTGCACGCTCTAAAAGCACTCCTTCCCATGTATGCCGGAAAGGTGGACTGCGTGTTCATCGACCCGCCATACAACACAGGCAAAGAGGGCTGGAGCTACAACGACAACGTCAACAGCCCCATGCTGCGTGAGTGGCTCAACAGCAACCCCATCACGATCGAGGACGGACTGCGCCACGACAAGTGGGCAGCAATGATGTATCCGCGCTTGAAACTCCTCCACGAACTCATTGCCGATACCGGCATCCTGTTCGTCACGATCGATGAGCACGAGGGGCATCGACTCGAACTTATCCTCGACGATATCTTCGGTTCTGAAAACAATCTCGGTCGCATCATTGCTCGCCTCAACCCGAAGGGTCGGCACTTAGACCAGTTCTTCGCCAAGACCCACGAGTACGTACTCATATTCGCCAAGGACGTGAGCGCAACCGAGCTAACTGGCATTCCCAAGACCGAGAAAATGCTCGCTGAATACAACGAAGAGGACGACAAGGGTCGCTACCGTCTACTAGAGCTGCGAAACCGCAACTCCGCCTTCAACCCCAAGACACGGCCAAACCTCTACTTCCCTCTGTACATAAATCCCCACACCGGCGAGGTGTCACCAAACCGCGACGAAGAGCACAGCGAGGAAGCCTTGCCGCTCGACTCAGCTGGAAATCCCACCTGCTGGACGTGGAGTATTCCAAAGATACGAAGCGAAAACCACTTAGTTGTCGGGCGTCAGTCATCACAAGGTGGCTGGCGGGTCTTTCGCAAGGACTATCTTGCAGATGAAGAAGGAAAGGAAACAAGGACGAAACCCAAGACCATTTGGTTGGACGCTGATCTCAACATGGACTTGGCCCGAAAAACTGTTACAGAAATCATGGGCGGGAACGTCTTTGACTTCCCAAAACCTGTTGCCTTGGTGGAGAAGCTTCTGCAGCTCCTTCCGAACCCAGAAGCGCTAGTTCTTGACTCATTTGCCGGATCAGGAACTACGGCCCATGCAGTCCTCGCTCAAAACGCGAAGGACCAGGGTAGCCGAAAGTTCATCCTGGTCGAAATGGAGGACTACGCCGATCAGCTGACTGCCGAGCGAGTCCGCCGGGTCATCAACGGCTACTCTTTTACCGGGACTCAGCGCGACGAACTACTTCGCGAGAAGATCACATGGACAAAGTTCCAACAAGCCAGCAGGCTGTTAGAGAAAGTAGAAGGGCTTGAGAACGCCTATGGCCCCAGCTATGACACGATCCGGAAGTCGGTGACTAACGGAGAGTTGGTTGTTACTGGGGAGAAAAAGGTCGAGGAGAAAGCAGAAGGTCTTGGCGGTACGTTTACCTACTGCACGCTTGGCGATCCTATCGACATGGACAGGCTGCTAACTGGTGAGAGCTTGCCCTCCTTTGAGGCGCTGGCGAGCGTGCTCTTCCACACTGCCACGAACACGCCACTGTCCTCAGAGACCATAGAGGCAGATGCGCTGGGTCAGCCGGGTCACGGCTACCTGGGCGAAGCCGCCGGGGTCCACGTATGGCTCATCTATCAGCCGGACCTGGAGTACCTGAAGTCGAGCGACGCCGCCCTCACCCTCGCCAAGGCAAGGAGCATAGCCGAGACACGCGAGGGTCGCCATGTCGTCTTCGCACCCGCGCGCTTCGTGTCCCAGAAGATGCTCAACGACGCAGACCTCCCCGTTGAGTTCGCCCCGCTCCCGTTCGCGCTCTACCGCGTCGAAAGGGAATAG